GACGACGCCCACGAGCTTATCGGCACCCGCATATTCGGCCCCGTCGGCAGGGAACTGCGGGCCAAGCAGTTCATGAAGATAATATCCTTGGCTCCGGAGGTGGTGTGATGGCCGTGCAAAGGCAGGCGGGCAGGATGAGGATAAAGAAAGACGACGTCGTCGTGGTCGTGACCGGGGCCGACAAAGGCAAGAAGGGCAAGGTCATCGAGGCCTTCCCGGAGGAGAACCGCGTGACGGTGGAAAAGATTAACGTGGTCAAAAAGCATCAGAAGCCGACCCAGAAGCAGCGCCAGGGGGGCATCATCGAGCGCGAGGCGAAGATACACGCGAGCAACGTGCGGATATTCTGCTCGAAGTGCGACAAGCCTGTGCGCATCGGAATGAAGACCCTTTCGGACGGCCGCAAGGCGCGGGTCTGCCGCAAGTGCGGCGAGATGCTCGACATAGCATAAGAAGAGAGTTGATATGCCCGCTTTGAAGGACAAGTACAAAAAAGAGATAGTGCCCACCCTGATGAAGGAGTTCGGGTACAAGAACGTGATGCAGGCCCCCAGGCTTGAGAAGATCATAATCAACATGGGGCTCGGCGAGGCGATAAGCAACCCGAAGCTCGTGGACAACGGCGTCTACACGCTGACAATGATCTCCGGCCAGAAGCCGATGGTGACCAAGGCCAAGAAGGCGATCAGCAACTTCAAGCTTCGCGAGGGGCTTGGCATCGGGGTGATGGTGACGCTGCGCGGAGTGAGGATGTACGAGTTCCTCGAGCGGTTGATAACGGCCGCCATCCCGCGCATCCGCGATTTCAAAGGTGTGTCCGGCAAAGGGTTCGACGGCCGCGGCAACTACACCCTTGGGGTCAAAGAACAGCTTATTTTCCCTGAGATCGAGTACGACAAGATCGAGAAGGTCAAGGGGATGAACATTTCGATAGTTACGACGGCAAAGTCCGACGCCGAGGGCAAGAGCCTTCTAAAGGGCCTCGGCATGCCGTTCAGGAACTGAGCAAAGAGGAAATAAAAGTGGCCAAGACGTGCATGAAAGTCAAGCAGGCGCGAAAGCCGAAGTTTTCGTCCCGCGCCTACACCCGCTGCCGCAACTGCGGCCGGGCGAGGGGTTATCTGCGGAAATTCGCGCTGTGCAGGCTGTGTTTCCGGAAACTGGCGCTGGAGGGGCGTATCCCCGGCGTGACAAAGAGCAGTTGGTAATAAGGGGCCTGTGAAAATATGAGCATGAGTGATCCCATAGCGGACATGCTGACCCGCATCCGCAACGCGGTGGCGGCGAAGCGCGAGAAGGTGACCATCCCC
This DNA window, taken from Nitrospinota bacterium, encodes the following:
- the rplE gene encoding 50S ribosomal protein L5, which produces MPALKDKYKKEIVPTLMKEFGYKNVMQAPRLEKIIINMGLGEAISNPKLVDNGVYTLTMISGQKPMVTKAKKAISNFKLREGLGIGVMVTLRGVRMYEFLERLITAAIPRIRDFKGVSGKGFDGRGNYTLGVKEQLIFPEIEYDKIEKVKGMNISIVTTAKSDAEGKSLLKGLGMPFRN
- a CDS encoding type Z 30S ribosomal protein S14 yields the protein MAKTCMKVKQARKPKFSSRAYTRCRNCGRARGYLRKFALCRLCFRKLALEGRIPGVTKSSW
- a CDS encoding 50S ribosomal protein L24 — translated: MRIKKDDVVVVVTGADKGKKGKVIEAFPEENRVTVEKINVVKKHQKPTQKQRQGGIIEREAKIHASNVRIFCSKCDKPVRIGMKTLSDGRKARVCRKCGEMLDIA